The genomic region tttttaatttatgtaaaaaTTTTATTCGAATTTATATATCCCTATATTTAACAGCCCATTTCTTTAAGTTCATTACTTAAATTACAATCATTTAAGTGAAGTTGTATTTACTATTTAGAATTTCTCTCCCATAATTATAAATTTAATAGTTTatgtaaattaataattataaactatttttatggatttttaatttatgtaaatttataattataaatttaatagtttttttaCTGTAATTGTAAATTTGGAATATATAATTTGACCCGGTTCTTTACCCGCTTTATTGATTCAATACTCGAAATTAAAAAATGCAGAAGTAAATTTAAATTTGGAATATGTATTTATATAATATGTGAAAttgtatatttaatattattattttttgcgATACAAATTGTATAGTATTTATTATAGATGctaatattatatattaattaaattgaagATTTGAAGCTGATGCACTTGGAATTGAACAAACATTGATGTCTAATTAATTCAGATATGGAACGTGGGCCTAAAAATAAGGAATCAAAAAGTTGCCTTTGACATATTGACTTTCAACCACAGGCTGCAACTTTGTGGTTGATCTTTTAATAAATAGGATAAAATATTCGATTGATAAAAATATCGTATACTATAGAAATACGAGTATTTTTTCAAAAACTTTATTTTACTAAATTTGTTATTGGTTTGTTTTATCAATTATCACGCTACATTTTTTTTCTCAGTGATCATACAAAATTAATTTTGAGATAGTAAATATCTGTCTTTATAGATAGGTATGTTACAATCGTGGAAGAGTGAGGGGATAGGGGTTCTAAATCCTGTTAGCGTATGAAATTTTGAAGTTTTTAGTttaatttctcaatttttttcGAGGCTACCTTATACCATTACCAGTTCACCTCGTTGAAAATTTTCGCTTCCACTAGCTAATTACAGTTTGCATTCTTTTTAACCAATTGATTTAGTTAGTATTTCAGTTTAGCCGTAGATGTATTTCATTCCTGATTCCGCCCCTGATTACCAAGTCATTTACTTATTGGATAACATCATCGTCTTAGATGGCGAACACATCCCACGCTGAAAACTTCACAACAAAGCGATGACTCAATATAATATATAAGGTAAATAACGGCTAACACCTCAATTATATATGGACAAAAAttcgtcttaagtttaagacggtcAAGTATCATACTACTTGTGTATATAGTATAAGACAAATATAATGTATACTCTTATGTAGTTTTATATACACAAGTGGTATGTATTTactcgtcttaagcttaagacgaatTAGAAAAGCCGGATTATAGTAGATAATAAATACGGAGTACACTGTTTACTTGTCGGATTATATACACATAATGTTCTTTTGTTTGAAATAGATGAACATTATATTAAGTTGACTAACAATGATGAAGTAATTACACTTCCTCAATTCAAACTGTGAGCAAGTCTTTCTTGCGAGTGTATCTTGACGATCATGCTTGGTGAGTTGGTGTTGTAGCCAAATACTTGGGAATATGAACCTATTCAAGTGTTCCAGTCGGTGCATTACATTTAGTATACGAACCGATTTTATTTTTAATCTAACCTCTCATCTAATCGAGCTAAGCAAAAGTCCTACCAaatttccggataaattttgttaCCTATAGAATGAAACAATTTTTAGTTTCCTTATTTCATCAGTGTTTTGGGTAAAATTTACCGGTTAGATATTAATGTGTGAGGTCAAAGTGATAATCTATGACTTTGGGCAAATAAAGAAATCGATGAGCAAAGATAGAAAACAACGAAAGAAAAAGTGTGACACGAaagaattttggtgacgcggaaaacccgttgtgggaacaaccgcggggggagtcagAATCCCGCCAAGTATTTTCACTATGACTTTGAAGATTTTCGTAGCAAGCAAGGAAATACAATGGTGTTTCTTTTAATAATCGACAAGAACGAATTTCGCAGTGGAGTATATGCCAATGTAGCTGTGTGATTTTTTCGTCCCCTTTCTGACTGATTTCCTTTCCCTTTTATAATTATCCTTCTAGGGTTTTGACTGCAGCAGGCTCCTCCGGGTCAGGTTCCTAGCATCCAGGAGCCGTTACCTGAAAAGTAGGGAGCAGTTACTTTGACTTCTTCTCCTGCCACGTTTTATGCATATCATTTATATGTGTTTCTTCAAGATAATCCGGTGGTCCTCCTATCGCCACGTCAGCGATCCTTAAACCTTGATACTGCCCCGTTAGTTCATGCCACGTGTCCATTGACAAAATTTGCAAATTTTATCCCCAACAATTGCCCCAAATTCCTGGGCAAGTACACTTGAGCGGGAATTTCAGTCTCCTGAGCCGTCAAAAGTTTATTGACGTGACTAGACTGGACTTTTCAGTTTCTTGGACTCTTCAACTGCTACACCCCATTTACTCTTCAACCGCCCACTTGCTTCCCTACTCCCCATAACTTCTTTTTATACCCCTTTCTTCTTTACTTTGTTTTACTTTTCAACTTTCCCAAAATCTTTCTTTCCTCTTCATCTTGTCAAGCCACTTCGTCTCCTTTCCAGGTACTTTTCGTCTTCCTCCCTTTTCTTTTTGTGATGGCTCGAAAAAACACTCGCTCTTCTAGTTCTTCTGTTCCAAGTTCTAATCCTGACGACTTGTTTCCTTCAACCTCGATTCTTACCCCTATACACTCTTGTGATTCTGAACTGGAGTCGACTGACCTTGCCTTGATTAGGGAGTGGTTTGGGTTTTCTGATGAAGTGGTGGTGCATGTACCACTACCGGGTCAGAGAGCGGATTTTCGTAGGCCGGGTTGGACTTGTTTGTACTATTACCCCTTTTTTCTAGGCTTAAGGTTTCCTTTTCCAAAATTAATTCAAGATTTCCTTCGTTTTAACAACCTCGCCGTGTGTCAAGTTGTTCCTTACGCTTGGCGTACTTTGATTCCTCTTTGCATTATGAATGAGTTGTATGATTCCGGGATTGATCTCGGGGATTTGGGTCATCTCTTCACTGTGAGATCTCTGGGGCACGGCCAAGTGACCTTGCGCGTTAGGGAAAATGAGGAACACTGCATAATCTTTCCTCCAAAACCCAACGACGCCGGCTGGTTCCGCCGTTTCATTTTCGTGGAAATTAGTTCTCTCCCTCCTCCAGTTGACTATTTGTTTTCCGAGTGGAGACCTACTACAGGTACTTGGTACCTTCCATTGCTTGTTCCTTTGCTCTTTGCTTTCTTACTTTCCTTACTTGCTTTTTTGTGCAGGTTTGAACCGTCTAATTCCTTCATCAGACGAGGTAGCTTCCCTGACGAAGCTTTTTGGTCTGTCTCCCGAGAAACGTTCTTTTAACCGTTTGCTTGGCTTTTCTTCTGGTGTTCCAACCTCTGTcgtggaagaagaggaagaagaaatgtCGTCTGGTATGATCCCCTTCTTCTCCTTGCTTTTCGCTCTTTGTTCCAGCTTCCTGGTTTTCCCTGGTTCCTAAGTTTTTCTGGTTCTTAGATTCTGCTAGGCCCAAGGTTACTTTGCAAATGATATTGGCCCAGAGGAGGAAGAGGGCTACTGGAGGTGCCCCCAAGCCTGCCTCTAAGAGAAAGAACGAGTCTTCTTTGGATGCTGAGGCTGCCTGCTCAAAAAGGCCTGCCACTTCTTCTGATTCCATGCCCGTTGAGGTTACACCTCTGGCGTCGCTGCCTCCTGAGAGTAGGGAAGTTCCCACCCCCAAGGCTCCTAGTGCTCCTCTTCCCGAAATGACTCTAAAGCTCCCAGAAGGGTTCGGCAGGTCCAGGGCCCTTGGTCATTGGCCTTATCTGGAGCGGCTGATGCTTCCTGGTCCACGTTCGACGCTGGAGAAGAGGCCTCTAAAGGAAATGGCAGATCTGGAAGCTGAGCATGCTTTTGAggtagagttttttttttttttttttttttttttttttttttttttgctgaggGTTTCTTTTTCCTGCCAGTCGCTGCAGATATCTCTCCTTATTCGAGAGAAGCTTGCTAAACTGGAGGATGACGTATGCTTTCTTCAGACGGAGAAAAGGGATCTTCTCGACCAGCTGGATGAGGAGAGAAAGGAGAAGGCTAGTCTCCGAGGAGAGGTTGACTCAGTTCGTATCAGCTTGAAGGACTCCGAGGAGCAGCTTGCCCAAGTTCTAGAGGCTAACAATTCCCTGACGGCTGAAAACAAGGTCCTGAAAGAAAAGAAAGCCAATCTATCCAAGGCCCTGACTGATGCTGCTGCCTGTTCTTCCTGGGAGATGAAGATTGCCTGCATCAAGGAGTACAAGGAGGGGAAGCACCTGTCCTGGGATTTGGAAGAGGAGGAAAGGTTGTTTGCTGATTCCTTTCCCGAGAAAGTTGATATGGGAATCTTGTCAGATTTCGAGATTGATGCCTTGGAGGAGGATGACGGTTTTTCTGCTGCTGAGGAGGAAGTGGTTCAGGGAGGAACCCATCCAGCTGACAGCCTGGTTCCTGAGGGTAACTCCACCGTTCAGCCCGCTCCTGGAAATGTTCCGGCTTCTGCCACGGGGGTAGAGCATGTTCTGCTGGATTGACGAGGCTCCTGAACCAGCTCCCTTTCTATTTTCAGTATTTATTTTCTGGGCCCTGTGTGGCATAAAACTTTATTAGCTTTTGGATAATTTTCGGTATGTTTTTGGCTTTGCTCACGGGAGCGAAGCGTACTTTGATATTTTGCCGTTTCAGGCGCTTTAGTTAATATTCTGCCGTTTTCTGGCGTACCTTTATTTTGTCGTGCGTGCACCTTTTTCGTTGTATTGTTGCCGGCTTTCGTTAATTGGAGGCTCTGGGATCTACTTGCCCCTCTGTTCAGAGGAACCTCGCTTGCACGGATACTAAGTACTGCAGGAGCCTAGTTCATCCGATCTGTGGGTACTTAGCCACAAGTCCATGCTTCTCTGTGTAGGGACACAAAACTCCACCAGACTAGCTTTTGCAGGTTCCTATCTCTTAGAGCACGCAAATTAAAAATAGGTCTGAAGCGTACTATTGATAAAATTTAGATTTTAAGGTAATTTGTTTAAAGCATACTGAAATGTAATTATAATCCGATAACTTGAAGTCAAAAGATTTAATTGGAAGCTCTGAAAAGGATTTTAAAGTCCTATTGAAAATTGAGGCTCTTAGAAAGACAAGAACATTTTAGCAAAACCTGGAACCTGGTGGGGTCGTATTACATGTCTGGTTGCTGACTGCTCTAGTCACTTTTAGATGTAATATTTCTTTAGGTGGATGATATTCCACGATCTGGGGACCATTTGCCCTTCCATTGTCATGAGCCTGTAGGCTCCATTTCCGACGATACTTTCCACCTGGTACGGTCCTTCCCAATTGTAGGCAAATTTGCCTGGTCGCTGGTTTTTAGTGTCCTGGAAGACTTTCCTCAGGACCAGGTGTCCTACCTGCAGGGTCCTGACCTTTACATTTTTGTTGTAGCTCCTGGCTACTGTCTGCCTGTACGAGGTCATCCTGATATGGGCGCTGGTTCTGAGTTCATCCATAGTGTCTAGACTGCTTGCCATTTCCACCTGGTTGCGCTCCTCTGTCAGACACCCGTATTTGTGGGTAGGAACCCTAACCTCTGAAGGAATAACTGCTTCAGCCCCGAATACCAGGCTGAAGGGAGTTTGTCCTGTCGCCACTTTAGGGGTGGTCCTGTCAGCCCACAGGACTAGTGGTAGCTCCTCTTCCCATTTGCCCCCAATCTCTTCCAGCTTCTTTCTCAGGTTTTCCACTATAATTTTATTCTTTGGACTCTGCTGGCCATTGACCGAGGGTTCGGGGGTAGATTTTGCAATGAAATGTTCCATCTAGCACAAAATGCTTCTGTCTTATTGCCAATAAACTGAGATCCATTATCGCATATTATTTCAGATGGAATACCAAACCTACAGATGATATTGCGCTTAATAAAAGATATCACCTGGGTCTCAGTAACCTGAGAGGACGactctgcctctatccatttggagaagtagtccgtcatggcgagcatatAGACCTTGTTTCCTGGTGCCTTGGGCACTGGTCCcactatgtccattccccatttcataaaAGGCCAAGGTGAAATAACTGGGTGCAGGGGCTCCGCGGGCTGGTGGCTGACTGGTGCATGCCTTTGACAGGCATCACATCTTTTCGCATACTCCATAGCATCCTTACGCATCGTGGGCCAGAAGTACCCCTGCCCGAGGGCCTTGTTGGACAGGcttctgccccctgcatggtttccacactCACCACTGTGGATAGCATGCAAAACGGCCTGAGCTTCTTCCCTATCCAGGCACCTCAGGTAGGGTCCTGCGAGGGATTTCCTGAACAAGACACCATCAATCAGCACAAATCTGGAAGCTCGCATTTTAAAGCTTCTTACCTCTTTTTTATCTGCTGGAAGTGTGTCATTCTGCAACCAATATTGATAAGGCTTTCTCCAATCTACAGCTTCCTCCTGGTTGGTGGTGTTTGCTAACACCCCTTCTTCCTGTGATTGTAGTGAGCCAGCTGTGCTTTCGTTGGCTTGTCCTGCTCTTGATATTGCAGGTTCCAGTACATGGACGATAGGTATGGTAGAGATTGTACCTGATTTGAACGTTGCCCCCAGGGCAGCTAAGGCATCAGCCTCCACATTCTGGTCCCTGGGGATTTGCTTAATGTTGAAGGTCTTGAACCTGAGTTTCAACTCTTGCGCTATTTCCAGGTAGGCCATCATAGTGGGGTCCCTAGCTACATAAGAGTTATTTACATGGTTTACGATGAGTTGGGAGTCGCTGTATACCTGGAGGTGCCTGATTTTTAAGTCTAGAGCCAGCTGCAGACCCAAGATcaaggcttcatattctgcctcgtTATTGCTGGCTTTGAATTCGCACCGACCTGCCTGGACCAGCAGGTCCCCTTGGGGCGACTTAAGGACCAGACCAACTCCTGCTCCCTTTATGTTGGAAGCTCCGTCTACATTCAGCTCCCACATCTGCTCCCCTTTGTCTTCCTCCAGAGTGAGGATGTCCTTTTCGGCCTGCGCGTGGAGAGAGGGGGAAAAGTCGGAGACAAAGTCTGCTAGAGCCTGGGACTTGATTGCTGCCCGAGGTTCGAATTTCAGATCGTAGCCACTTAGGTGTATGGACCATTTGGCCATTCTTCCTGATAACTCTGGTTTCCTCATTATAGTCTTAAGAGGGTAGTTAGTTACCACAGAGATAGTATGGGATTCAAAATAAGGTCACAACTTATAGGAAGCTGTGACTAGCGCAAGTACAAGTTTTTCGAGTGAGGTGTACCTGGTCTCCGCAGGTAGCAGAGACTTAGTGACGTAGTATACTGGATGCTGTAAACCTTCTTGCTCTCGAACTAACACTGCACTGACATCCACCTCCGTTACTGAGAGGTACAAAGACAAGGCCTCTCCGGGATCTGGCTTTGATAGGAGTGGTGGAGTGCTCAGATATCGTTTCAGCTCGCTGAGTGCTGCCTCATGCTCCTCCGTCTACTCGAACTTCTGGCTCTTccttaggatgtcataaaataacCTGCATCTGTCTGAGGACCTTGCTATGAACCTGTTCAGAGCAGCTACCCGTCCCGTCAGTCACTACACGTCCTTCGGCTTTTGAGGTGACTCTAGCTGGAGTATGGCCTTGATTTGATCAGTACTGGCTTCTATCCTCCTCTGGGTGACCATATACCCTAGGAACTTCCCAGTGGAGACTCCGAAAGTGCACTTTGATGGATTCAGCTTCATTTCATATTTTCTCAGGGTGCTGAAGGTGTCAGCCAGATGTTCAACGTGCTGGGCAGCTTGCtttgattttaccaccatgtcgtcgATGTATACCTCCATGGTGCGgcctatttgctctttgaacatggTGTTTACCAACCGTTGGTAGCTGTAACCTGCATTCTTTAGACCAAAAGGCATTACGTTATAACAATAGATACCTCGCTCTGACCTGAATGCCGTTTTCTCTTGATCATCACggtgcatcttgatctggttgtagCCACTCCAAGCATCCAGGAATGTGAGCATTTCGTGGCCTACTGTGGCATCCACCATAGCGTCTATGTGCGGCAGCGGGAACGGATCTTTAGGGCAAGCTTTATTTAGGTCCATAAAATCGACACAAACCCTCCATTTGCCATTCTTTTTTAGGACTACCACCACATTAGATAACCATTCCGGGTACTTCACTTCCCTGATCTTTCCAGCAGCAAGTAGGTTGTCTACCTCCTGGTTTATGACCTGGTTCCTCTCTGGAGCAATCTTCCTCCTCTTCTGCTGGATAGGTTTATAGCTTGGGTCCACGCTCAGCTTGTATGTTATTATACTAGGATCTATCCCTACCATATATCATTGTGGGACcaagcaaaacaatccatgttagctTTCAACAATTGAACAAGTTCCTGACGGACTTTACCTGTGCATTCTGACCCAATAAGTATGGTTCGCTCTGGTTGCAGCTCGTCCAGGCTGACTTCGTCCAGCTCTGCCTGAGGTGGCTTGACGTATTCCTCCTGGATGCACTGGCTCTGTAATTGTTATGCTGGCGGTCTGGCTGTTGGTTTTAGGGCTATCTTGTAGCAATTCTTAGCATCCTCTTGATCCCCACGTATCTCTTGCACTCCCCAGGGTGTTGGGAATTTCAGACATTGGTGGTAGGTTGAAGGTATTGCCTTCATttcgtggatccagggcctgccaagaATCACATTCTAAGTATAGGGCCCATCGATAACCATGTATCTTACCTGTTTATTGACTCCTTtggcataggttgggatgacgatTTCTCCTAGAGAGTGCTTTGTTTTGCCACTGAAACCGACTAGAGGTACCTCTTTCGTTGCTAAGTCCCTCTCGCTGAACCCCATGACCTTGAGTGTTTCCAGCATAATCAGGTTGACGGAGCTTCCTGTATCCACCAGGATCTTTCTTACCTCACAGTTTCCTATGGGGAGGGTGATGATCAGAGCGTCGTCGTGTTGCTCTGGGGCGTTTTGTGCATCTGTCTCATCAAAGGTGACTGCTGGGAGATCCTGGCGGCTGATTCTGCAGGAGTATTCTGGCTTATCTCCTTTGGTTTGCGTGGCGTGCCTTTTGGCTGCAGAGTAAGTCAGGCCGCACAATTCCGAGCCTCCTGTAATAACATTCACAATTCTAGTGCACACAGGTGGAGGAGAGGGCAGAACCTGGTTAGTAGAATTGACTTTGGTGGAGCCTCCTGGCAAGAGATGGTCGAGGTTTCCTCGATCGTACTGGAATTTGACTTCTCTTCTCAACGTGTAGCATTCGCCGGTCTCATGGCCTATGTCATCATGATACTCGCACCTCTTGATGGAATCTCTTTTATCATTAGGACGCTCGTCAATCCGTTTCCTGGGCCACCTAACTCCCCGTATCTCTTTTAGGGCCTTGAGTACTCCTGCAAGTTTAGTTGAGAATTTATATTCACTTACTTTCGGAGGTGGCTCGGAATTACTCTTTCCCCCTGAGCTCTTGGAAACTTTGCTCACAGGCTTGCTGTAGGGTTTGGCTCTTTCGCTCTGCTTCTCTACAGGCGCCTTTCTCGATACACTATCAGTGCCATAGGCAGCTCTCCTGGGCCCTGAGTCTTCCTCCAGCCGCATGACTGCTATTGCCTTCGTTTGCACCTCCTCAAAGGTAGTGCACGGGTACTTGGTCAGGTCTTTGTCTAAGTCTGAGTCCTGGCGGAGCCCTTGACGGAAAGCTTCTATGGCCGTGGCTATGTCGCACCGGGGAATTGCCACCTTCTCTCTGTTGAATCTGTTCAAAAAATCTCTGGTGGCCTCTTCAGGTCCCTGCACTATCCGATACAGGTCACTGGTTTGCTTTTCTGGTCTGCGGCTACTGGCAAACTGCTGGTGGAAGGCATTGACTAAGTCGGCGAAGCAGGTTATGCTCTTGTTGGGCAGGCTGACGAACCATTGCAAGGCTGCTCCAGACAAGGTGGACccaaaccctttgcacatgcaggctTCTTTCAAGGAGCCTGTCGCGGTGATCACCATCATCTtttgcttgtagtggttgatatgaTCAAGAGGATCCGTGGTCCCATCGTAGAGTGTCATGGCTGGAGGCACACATCCTTTGGGCACACCAACAAGGGCTATGTCATCCACGAAAGGGGAATCTGCGTAGCTGTCACGTGTCGCCTTTTCCAGGGGTCGTGCTACACCCGGAATCCTGTAAATCAGGTCCCTTAACTTCTGATACTGTTGCTCCAGCAAGCTACCTgttcctgcaagagggttagatACAGGGCGATAGGAGCAAACAAGTGTACCTCCAAGCCAGGCTCCTCCTGGGAATTGACTGCCTGGCTGACTCGCCAAGGGCGTTGCATGGATGATGGTTCCTGGTTTCCATTCTGGTGCCTGTTGAGAAGAGGTTCCTCCCAGCCAGGTTCCTCCAAATAAATGTCCGCTCGCTGGGTTCATCATACCGGTGCTGGGTTCTGGATTCCATCCTGCCGCCTGCTAGACGGACGCTCCTGCAAAATATTGCAAGTTAGTCCCTGGTTGACTATTAGACAAAGCACTACCTGGGGTTAGCTGCAAGCTGAGAGGTCGATCAAAAGACAGGAATCCTAATCCACTGGGCTCGATGGCTCCTCTGGGTGGTACTCCTTCAAGATCCAGTCTGGTGATCAGCTCTGATGGGATCTGCCTGGAGCCTGCGCTGGTGACCGAAACTGGTGCCTCAGAAGGTGGAGGCAACACAGCTGACGAGGCCCTGGACCTGGTTACTGTTGCGATCTGGTTTCTGAGGTCTTGATTGTCCTTCCTCAGGCTTTCGATGGATCGGTGCAGGGTATCCATCCCTTGCAATACCACTCGCATTGGGTCTGGTGATGAGGCTCCTGACTTCTTGGGAACTCCTCCTGATGCAGTCTCCTGAACCTGGATCCTGCTGGGACTGCTTTCCCTGCTGGATCTCGTCACACCGGGTGCTGACGCCTTAGGCGCTTGCGGTGGTTTGAAAGGTGGTGGCGTGGCCTTCGGGGATGCGCTGACTGGGGCCATCTGGCTGGCCGCTGGCGGTGCGGTGACCGATCCTGTGTTTGCTGGAAGGGATCTTCCCCCAGAAGATTGAGAAGATACCCCCTGGGTACTGGACGAACTTGAACTGGCTCCAGACATGGTGACGAACGGATTGGTTAATTTCAACTTTGTGAGAGATTGATTACTGAGGCCCCACGGTGGGCACCAAATTGTTTTGGGTAAAATTTACCGGTTAGATATTAATGTGTGAGGTCAAAGTGATCGTCTATGACTTTGGGCAAATAAAGAAATCGATGAGCAAAGATAGAAAACAACGAAAGAAAAAGTGTGACACGAAAGAATTTTGGTGACTCGGAAAACCCATTGTGGGAACAACCgtggggggagtcggaatcccgccaagtATTTTCACTATGACTTTGAAGATTTTCGTAGCAAACAAGGAAATACAATGGTGTTTCTTTTAATAATCAACAAGAACGAATTTCGCAGTGGAGTATATGCCAATGTAGCTGTGTGATTTTTTCGTCCCCTTCCTGACTGATTTCCTTTCTCTTTTATAATTATCCTTCTAGGGTTTTGACTTGCAGCAGGCTCCTCTGGGTCAGGTTCCTAGCATCCAGGAGCCGTTACCTGAAAAGTAGGGAGCAGTTACTTTGACTTCTTCTCCTGCCACGTTTTATGCATATCATTTATATGTGTTTCTTCAAGATAATCCGGTGGTCTTCCTATCGCCACGTCAGCGATCCTTAAACCTTGATACTGCCCCGTTAGTTCATACCACGTGTCCATTGACAAAATTTGCAAATTTTATCCCCAACAATCAGTAACGAACTTTTTGATGTTGTCCCTAATTTTAAGGGAAGTCAGGATTCTTACAAGTTCAACAGTTTGTATGTATAAttactagggatggcaatgggtgggatatggatggggtgaagccatatccatatccatatccatttaatttatggcCATCCATATCTCACCCTCATccatttaatattttttcatccatccatatccatatccaccggTGAAGCGGGTGGCACGGGTACCCGTTGGATATTTTCACAgcttataaaatttaaagataaTATATCGTAAAAAAATTGTGGCGATAAAATTAAAAGGCATACATAATTCAAGTAACAATA from Silene latifolia isolate original U9 population chromosome 3, ASM4854445v1, whole genome shotgun sequence harbors:
- the LOC141649598 gene encoding uncharacterized protein LOC141649598, which gives rise to MNPASGHLFGGTWLGGTSSQQAPEWKPGTIIHATPLASQPGSQFPGGAWLGGTLVCSYRPVSNPLAGTGSLLEQQYQKLRDLIYRIPGVARPLEKATRDSYADSPFVDDIALVGVPKGCVPPAMTLYDGTTDPLDHINHYKQKMMVITATGSLKEACMCKGFGSTLSGAALQWFVSLPNKSITCFADLVNAFHQQFASSRRPEKQTSDLYRIVQGPEEATRDFLNRFNREKVAIPRCDIATAIEAFRQGLRQDSDLDKDLTKYPCTTFEEVQTKAIAVMRLEEDSGPRRAAYGTDSVSRKAPVEKQSERAKPYSKPVSKVSKSSGGKSNSEPPPKVSEYKFSTKLAGVLKALKEIRGVRWPRKRIDERPNDKRDSIKRCEYHDDIGHETGECYTLRREVKFQYDRGNLDHLLPGGSTKVNSTNQVLPSPPPVCTRIVNVITGGSELCGLTYSAAKRHATQTKGDKPEYSCRISRQDLPAVTFDETDAQNAPEQHDDALIITLPIGNCEVRKILVDTGSSVNLIMLETLKVMGFSERDLATKEVPLVGFSGKTKHSLGEIVIPTYAKGVNKQVRYMVIDGPYT